The following are from one region of the Alicyclobacillus fastidiosus genome:
- a CDS encoding sugar phosphate isomerase/epimerase, with amino-acid sequence MKLGVFQVLFRHRSFPEMLDYVAQHGLQAIEFGVGGYVGKPHCDAARLLTDENLLQDFKAQVEARGIEISALSCHGNALHPNQEAAAQFHEDFRNAVLLAERLGVANVVTFSGCPGESDYSLHPVWVTCPWPEDFSRVVEWQWREKVIPYWQEQATFLADHGVRVAIEPHPGFCVYNSETMLRLREACGDVIGANFDPSHLFWQGMDPIECIKELGRHGALYHFHAKDTAIDARNTALNGVLDTKSYRDMSARSWVFRTVGYGHGEDIWRDIISALQLVNYDGAISIEHEDGLMSTDEGFQKAVDFLHDQLIYEKVKEMWWA; translated from the coding sequence ATGAAATTGGGTGTCTTTCAAGTGCTCTTTCGTCATCGGTCATTTCCGGAAATGCTCGATTACGTAGCCCAACATGGTTTGCAAGCGATCGAGTTTGGCGTCGGCGGCTACGTCGGAAAACCGCACTGTGATGCCGCACGACTGCTCACGGACGAGAACCTGCTTCAGGATTTCAAGGCGCAGGTGGAAGCACGTGGGATCGAGATAAGTGCCCTCAGTTGCCACGGCAATGCGCTGCATCCAAACCAGGAAGCCGCGGCGCAATTCCACGAGGATTTTCGCAACGCAGTCCTGCTCGCCGAACGGCTCGGCGTCGCCAACGTGGTGACGTTTTCCGGGTGCCCAGGGGAATCGGACTACTCGCTCCATCCCGTGTGGGTTACTTGCCCGTGGCCTGAAGATTTTTCGCGGGTGGTCGAGTGGCAGTGGCGCGAGAAGGTCATTCCGTACTGGCAAGAACAGGCGACATTCCTCGCAGACCACGGCGTGCGGGTAGCGATTGAACCACATCCCGGTTTCTGTGTGTATAATTCGGAAACGATGCTCCGGCTCCGCGAGGCGTGTGGTGACGTGATTGGAGCAAACTTTGATCCCAGCCATCTTTTCTGGCAGGGAATGGACCCTATTGAGTGTATTAAGGAACTAGGAAGACACGGCGCGCTTTACCACTTTCACGCGAAGGACACGGCGATCGATGCGCGTAACACCGCGCTCAACGGCGTGCTAGATACCAAGTCGTACCGCGACATGAGCGCGCGATCCTGGGTCTTTCGAACGGTTGGCTACGGCCATGGCGAGGACATCTGGCGCGATATCATCAGTGCCCTGCAGCTGGTCAACTATGACGGTGCCATTAGCATTGAGCACGAGGATGGGCTGATGTCGACCGACGAAGGGTTCCAGAAAGCTGTCGACTTCTTACACGATCAGCTCATCTATGAGAAAGTAAAAGAGATGTGGTGGGCGTAA
- a CDS encoding carbohydrate ABC transporter permease has protein sequence MSTRSRALGQGGYLALAIVCVAILIFPLYWTIVSSLKTQLQLFASHPSLIPTTPQWGIYASVFAQQWTHLVTSLIIAFGSLLLSLLIAVPAAYALAQFRSKAVPVFLLVLLIVQMIPGISLANALFIIFHKVGLLNNYLGLMLADTTYAVPFCALILRAFMMSIPKELIEAAMVDGTGDFGAFIRVVLPITKPALVTASLFSFLFTWSDFLFAITMTTSDKIQPVTLAIYQYIGNYGSNWNQLMAFAVIASVPAAVFLIFSQRYITAGISSTGLKG, from the coding sequence TTGAGCACGCGAAGCCGAGCTCTTGGGCAGGGAGGATACTTGGCCTTGGCCATCGTCTGTGTGGCGATTCTGATCTTCCCTCTCTATTGGACCATCGTGTCCTCGCTCAAGACGCAACTGCAACTGTTCGCCAGTCACCCGTCGCTTATCCCAACCACACCGCAGTGGGGGATTTATGCGTCCGTCTTCGCGCAGCAGTGGACGCACCTGGTCACCAGTTTGATTATCGCGTTCGGATCCCTCTTGTTGTCTCTCCTCATCGCTGTGCCAGCCGCGTATGCTCTGGCTCAATTTCGCAGTAAGGCGGTTCCCGTGTTTCTCCTGGTCCTGTTAATCGTCCAGATGATTCCCGGGATTTCGCTGGCCAATGCGCTGTTTATCATTTTTCACAAGGTCGGGCTCCTGAACAACTACTTGGGCTTGATGCTCGCCGATACAACGTATGCGGTGCCGTTTTGTGCCCTGATTCTACGCGCGTTTATGATGTCCATCCCAAAGGAGCTGATAGAGGCGGCGATGGTAGATGGAACGGGTGATTTTGGAGCGTTCATTCGAGTGGTGCTCCCCATCACGAAGCCGGCATTGGTCACTGCTTCACTTTTCTCCTTCTTGTTCACGTGGTCCGATTTCCTGTTTGCGATCACGATGACGACTAGTGACAAGATTCAACCCGTGACTCTCGCTATCTATCAGTATATCGGCAACTATGGGTCCAATTGGAACCAGCTGATGGCGTTCGCCGTGATCGCTTCCGTACCTGCTGCTGTCTTCTTGATTTTCTCACAGCGCTATATTACCGCGGGCATCTCGAGTACCGGTTTAAAAGGGTAG
- a CDS encoding sugar ABC transporter substrate-binding protein encodes MNTRKLSISATCFVLAGAVVGVSGCGSSSSANNASNSGKITITEMDYYTSTQGTVMQNMIAQYEKLHPNVKIQRELVPNASYLQKVLQEATAGDMPDLLMLDNPNVPDIASTGVLVPLQQLGKIDTGNFAKGSISEGTYNQTLYGLANANNTIALFYNKKLFQQAGIQAPPKTWTELRADAKKLTHGSVYGFAFSGASGIGNVAWQTEPFFWTDGGDLDQHIDSTGTRDTLNFLDSLVKDGSMPQAVVNWDQQDVQNQFQEGKVAMVINGPWIVPSLKTIQGLDYGIATIPVPKLGDHVIAPLGGEVWTIPKTSDKTEAAAFAFLKWLDDTKAQQIAWAKQSQEIPAYTPAVQTVVSQYPYLQSFATEVQTARSRTADLGANYPKAVDIWGTAVQSVLTGASSVDAALSKAQQSTQQMLSASN; translated from the coding sequence ATGAATACGCGGAAGTTATCGATTTCAGCCACTTGTTTTGTGCTAGCCGGGGCGGTTGTCGGGGTCAGTGGATGCGGATCGTCTAGCTCTGCGAACAACGCTTCAAATTCAGGGAAGATCACCATCACCGAAATGGATTACTATACGTCCACGCAGGGCACAGTCATGCAAAACATGATCGCACAATATGAGAAACTTCATCCGAATGTAAAGATTCAACGCGAGCTCGTACCGAATGCATCCTATCTGCAGAAGGTGTTGCAGGAGGCGACAGCCGGAGACATGCCAGACCTTTTGATGTTAGACAACCCGAACGTGCCGGATATTGCGAGCACAGGTGTCCTCGTTCCTCTTCAACAACTCGGGAAGATCGACACGGGCAACTTTGCGAAAGGGTCCATCAGTGAGGGTACGTACAATCAAACACTCTACGGCCTGGCAAACGCCAACAACACCATTGCGCTGTTCTACAATAAGAAATTGTTCCAACAGGCCGGCATCCAGGCGCCGCCAAAGACGTGGACGGAACTACGGGCAGACGCCAAAAAGTTGACCCACGGGTCGGTGTACGGATTTGCGTTTTCCGGAGCCAGTGGCATCGGTAATGTCGCATGGCAGACAGAACCGTTCTTCTGGACCGACGGAGGAGACCTCGACCAACACATCGACTCCACCGGAACCCGTGACACGTTGAACTTCCTCGATAGTTTGGTGAAGGACGGATCGATGCCGCAGGCGGTCGTCAATTGGGACCAACAGGATGTTCAAAACCAGTTTCAAGAGGGGAAAGTGGCGATGGTCATCAACGGCCCTTGGATCGTTCCATCGCTAAAGACGATTCAGGGACTGGATTATGGCATCGCGACCATTCCAGTGCCGAAATTAGGCGATCACGTCATCGCGCCGCTTGGCGGCGAGGTGTGGACCATCCCGAAGACGAGCGACAAGACGGAAGCCGCAGCGTTTGCTTTTCTCAAGTGGTTGGACGATACCAAGGCGCAGCAAATTGCGTGGGCGAAACAGTCGCAAGAGATTCCAGCGTACACACCAGCCGTACAGACGGTCGTGAGCCAGTACCCGTATTTACAGAGTTTCGCCACGGAGGTACAAACGGCGAGATCGCGCACAGCAGACCTAGGCGCCAACTATCCGAAGGCTGTCGATATCTGGGGAACGGCCGTACAGAGCGTGCTCACGGGCGCCTCGTCGGTTGACGCCGCTTTGAGTAAAGCCCAGCAATCGACCCAGCAGATGCTCTCTGCCAGCAATTGA
- a CDS encoding extracellular solute-binding protein — MKKKMSVAATVGLAVTTLAGVTACGSANASSGAGGTSDKGTTLNLYVGYDTTDPQGQADLFNKQLIPEFEKKNPGVTVKWSYYTTSSQENSSIQTAVATHQGPDIFELGTTLVPTAYATNAFHVLSEQDWNAVGGQSKFFAPQLKMSGPSKDKYIGVPEFMLPFAMVYNKKLMKEAGISSPPTTWTDFVNDAKKMTNPAKDQWGTVIDPDDSYDPWKIVWAYSKQSGSDFLSSDLKTSTLNSPQTVSALTFWFDWLNKYHIVSPNDITFKNPDATQAFESGKIGMWVFQGPTLLPSLDKSAVKNDYAFAPMPDVPYGMTSLPTGGTPTQTIVSGDDLVIPNYVTGAKYQAALKWIKFVTDPKQQQEIFNVYGDLPVNTAAYQNDPALNTPVIKAFVDSEKNATPTPFTGAWGNLETVFAGVTNKIAGQIATKSYQPANIAQLLNAANAQVQSSLQ; from the coding sequence TTGAAAAAGAAGATGTCTGTGGCGGCAACGGTCGGATTAGCGGTGACTACGTTGGCAGGGGTAACCGCCTGCGGCAGCGCGAACGCTTCAAGCGGGGCTGGCGGTACGTCGGACAAGGGGACGACGTTAAATTTGTACGTCGGATACGATACGACCGATCCGCAGGGGCAAGCTGATCTGTTTAACAAACAGTTGATTCCTGAGTTTGAGAAGAAGAACCCTGGTGTCACGGTCAAGTGGTCTTACTACACGACCTCTTCGCAAGAGAACAGCTCGATTCAGACAGCCGTCGCCACTCATCAGGGACCGGATATTTTTGAACTTGGCACGACATTGGTACCGACTGCCTATGCCACCAACGCGTTTCACGTGTTGAGCGAGCAAGATTGGAACGCGGTTGGCGGCCAGAGCAAGTTTTTCGCGCCACAATTGAAGATGTCTGGGCCAAGTAAAGACAAGTACATCGGCGTACCGGAGTTTATGTTGCCCTTCGCCATGGTGTACAACAAAAAGCTCATGAAGGAAGCCGGGATTTCGTCACCGCCGACCACCTGGACCGACTTTGTCAATGACGCGAAGAAAATGACGAATCCGGCCAAGGACCAGTGGGGAACGGTGATCGATCCCGACGACTCCTACGACCCCTGGAAAATCGTCTGGGCCTACTCGAAACAGTCGGGGAGTGACTTCCTCAGTTCTGATCTCAAGACGTCGACGCTCAATTCACCGCAAACGGTGAGCGCTCTCACCTTCTGGTTCGACTGGTTGAACAAGTATCACATTGTATCGCCAAACGACATCACGTTTAAGAATCCAGATGCGACGCAGGCTTTCGAGAGCGGCAAAATTGGCATGTGGGTTTTCCAAGGGCCCACTCTTTTACCGTCGTTGGACAAATCCGCCGTAAAAAACGACTACGCCTTCGCGCCAATGCCTGACGTCCCGTACGGAATGACTTCACTTCCGACTGGAGGTACACCGACACAGACCATCGTGTCCGGCGATGATTTGGTGATTCCAAACTACGTCACCGGAGCCAAGTATCAGGCTGCGTTGAAGTGGATCAAGTTCGTGACAGATCCGAAACAACAACAGGAAATTTTCAACGTATACGGAGATCTACCCGTCAACACAGCCGCGTACCAGAACGATCCCGCTTTAAATACACCAGTCATTAAGGCGTTTGTCGACTCGGAGAAGAACGCCACACCGACGCCATTCACCGGTGCTTGGGGCAATCTAGAGACCGTCTTTGCAGGGGTGACCAACAAAATCGCGGGACAGATAGCGACGAAGTCGTATCAGCCTGCGAACATCGCCCAACTGCTCAACGCGGCAAATGCGCAGGTCCAATCTTCCTTACAGTAG
- a CDS encoding Gfo/Idh/MocA family oxidoreductase: MTQHKVAVVGCGSMSNTWLDYVQQRDDATVVALVDIFEESARAMADRRGLDVPIFTDLSQALAATEANLVFDITIPDSHKQVVTTALKAGCHVFGEKPMGGSMADAREMLDVAKVSGKRYSVMQNRRYLKQIRAVRTAVEHGAIGQVGALYADFFLGPHFGGFRDAMENPLILDMAIHTFDQARLISGANPVSVYCQEFNPPGSWYQGNASAICIFEMNDGSVFCYRGSWCAEGFPTSWESDWRITGSQGTIRWDGSAIPVCEVVDVDSEPAELLRRHRQVELPVMWRGREGHWGCLDEMFDALGEQRPAETDCTDNIYSVAMVFAAIESAKTGRKVYLQDFA; encoded by the coding sequence ATGACACAACACAAAGTGGCCGTGGTCGGGTGCGGGAGTATGTCGAACACCTGGCTCGATTATGTGCAGCAGCGCGATGACGCGACGGTCGTCGCGCTCGTGGATATATTTGAGGAAAGTGCGCGGGCGATGGCGGATCGACGTGGACTCGATGTGCCGATTTTCACGGATCTATCGCAAGCCCTCGCGGCGACGGAGGCAAACCTGGTGTTTGACATCACGATTCCAGACAGCCACAAACAGGTGGTCACGACCGCGCTCAAGGCCGGGTGTCACGTGTTCGGCGAAAAGCCGATGGGAGGAAGTATGGCTGATGCTCGGGAGATGCTCGACGTCGCGAAGGTTTCCGGCAAACGCTATTCTGTCATGCAGAACAGGCGGTATTTGAAACAAATTCGCGCCGTTCGCACCGCAGTTGAACACGGTGCAATCGGCCAAGTCGGTGCGCTGTACGCCGACTTTTTTCTCGGGCCGCACTTCGGTGGATTTCGGGATGCGATGGAAAATCCGCTCATCCTCGACATGGCGATCCACACATTTGATCAAGCGCGCTTGATCTCTGGCGCCAACCCGGTATCTGTGTATTGCCAGGAGTTTAACCCGCCAGGCTCCTGGTACCAAGGAAACGCTTCTGCCATCTGCATTTTTGAGATGAATGACGGCTCTGTATTTTGTTATCGGGGTTCTTGGTGTGCCGAGGGATTTCCGACATCGTGGGAATCGGACTGGCGCATCACAGGCAGCCAAGGCACCATCCGCTGGGACGGCAGTGCGATCCCTGTCTGCGAGGTCGTCGATGTAGACAGCGAACCAGCAGAACTTCTACGGCGTCATCGGCAGGTGGAATTGCCTGTCATGTGGCGTGGTCGGGAGGGGCATTGGGGGTGCCTCGATGAGATGTTCGATGCGCTAGGCGAACAGCGGCCAGCAGAGACCGATTGTACAGACAACATTTACAGTGTGGCGATGGTGTTCGCAGCCATTGAGAGCGCCAAGACGGGGCGCAAGGTGTATCTGCAAGACTTTGCATGA
- a CDS encoding 2-keto-3-deoxygluconate permease, translating into MKIKAMVDKVPGGMMIFPLLIGAAIRTIWPGLPDDTVFKSSFTGGLLTGATSILAAFYICLGSTIEFRAAGYVLKKGVSLWLSKIVTAAIIGFLIKFLAHDQNHLVLGLSALAIVAAFSDSNGGLYMALMGQLGKRQEDVAAYSIMSLESGPFFTMLILGVAGLAAFPLRAFIFALLPLIIGMVLGNLDSSMRDFLSKGKDVLIPLFAIGLGFGINLMDVFKAGAAGIVLGLAVVVITGVVLYLVDRLVGGTGVAGVAAASTAGNAAAVPMAVAAVYTGYQSVAGTATVQVAAAVIVTSILVPIVTAFFAKNSAAKRLQATAAAKDLHN; encoded by the coding sequence ATGAAAATAAAAGCAATGGTAGACAAAGTTCCAGGCGGTATGATGATCTTTCCACTTCTCATCGGCGCGGCCATCCGCACCATCTGGCCGGGGTTGCCGGACGACACCGTCTTTAAAAGCTCGTTCACCGGTGGTCTGCTCACAGGAGCGACATCGATTCTGGCGGCGTTCTATATTTGTTTGGGATCGACCATCGAGTTCCGCGCTGCAGGGTACGTACTAAAAAAAGGTGTGTCTCTTTGGCTTAGTAAGATTGTAACCGCTGCCATCATCGGTTTTCTGATTAAGTTTCTCGCGCACGACCAGAATCACCTTGTGTTGGGCCTTTCGGCGTTGGCTATCGTCGCTGCTTTCTCGGACTCCAACGGTGGCTTGTACATGGCCTTGATGGGCCAACTTGGGAAGCGTCAGGAAGACGTGGCAGCCTACTCTATCATGTCTCTTGAATCCGGTCCATTTTTCACGATGCTGATCCTTGGTGTCGCAGGACTCGCGGCGTTCCCGCTCCGCGCCTTTATCTTTGCACTTTTGCCGCTCATCATCGGGATGGTGTTAGGAAACCTGGACAGTAGCATGCGGGATTTCCTCAGCAAAGGGAAGGATGTACTGATTCCACTGTTCGCAATTGGGTTGGGCTTTGGCATCAACCTCATGGATGTCTTTAAGGCAGGCGCCGCCGGCATCGTTTTGGGACTGGCCGTCGTCGTGATTACAGGCGTCGTGTTGTACTTGGTTGATCGCTTGGTCGGTGGCACAGGTGTCGCCGGTGTCGCAGCTGCGTCCACCGCAGGTAACGCCGCTGCCGTTCCGATGGCCGTAGCTGCTGTGTACACAGGCTACCAATCGGTCGCAGGTACAGCAACGGTTCAAGTGGCTGCCGCAGTCATTGTCACGTCAATTCTCGTTCCTATCGTAACCGCCTTCTTTGCGAAGAATTCTGCGGCTAAGCGCCTGCAAGCGACAGCAGCGGCGAAAGACCTACACAATTAA
- a CDS encoding sugar ABC transporter permease, translating into MVGAVTSRSRTARLRRFKRSLFLVPLGIYLLIMFGYPLYYSIVISFKNLNQITMISGHAPFNGVANYIHAWSGGQIWHTVDNTIEFTVLSIVFQFAIGLLLALLFNRKFPANGFLRSLILVPWLIPQLVSGTIFKWMFDSTDGIINEALVGLHVVHHPISWLLHPQLALIVIIVTNIWIGIPFNMVLIYSGLKDVPHEIYEAAEIDGATKWKSFLHITVPSVRTVFAIVLMLGLIYTLKVFDIVMTLTGGGPENSTQLLSTWSYTLSFTNLNFGQGAAIANGLMIIALIFTGIYLWSNKKALD; encoded by the coding sequence GTGGTGGGTGCGGTGACCAGTCGGTCGAGAACGGCCCGACTCAGGCGATTTAAGCGTTCTCTATTTCTTGTGCCGCTGGGGATTTACTTGCTGATCATGTTTGGCTACCCGTTGTATTACAGCATTGTGATCAGTTTCAAAAACTTGAATCAGATTACGATGATTAGCGGTCACGCGCCATTCAACGGCGTGGCGAATTACATCCACGCGTGGTCGGGAGGGCAAATTTGGCACACGGTGGACAATACCATCGAATTCACGGTGCTCTCCATCGTCTTTCAATTCGCGATTGGCCTGTTGCTGGCCTTGTTGTTCAATCGAAAGTTTCCGGCCAATGGATTTCTTCGGTCTCTGATTCTGGTTCCCTGGCTGATCCCGCAGTTGGTGTCCGGGACGATTTTCAAATGGATGTTCGATTCGACCGACGGCATCATCAATGAGGCATTGGTCGGATTACACGTCGTCCACCATCCCATCTCGTGGCTGTTGCATCCTCAACTCGCGCTCATCGTCATCATCGTGACGAACATCTGGATTGGGATCCCGTTCAACATGGTGCTGATTTACAGTGGGCTCAAGGACGTGCCACACGAGATCTACGAGGCCGCGGAAATCGACGGGGCGACCAAGTGGAAATCGTTTCTCCACATCACGGTTCCGTCTGTGCGAACAGTGTTTGCCATCGTGCTGATGCTTGGGCTCATTTACACGCTCAAGGTATTTGACATCGTCATGACGCTCACGGGTGGTGGCCCTGAAAATTCCACTCAATTGTTGTCGACGTGGTCCTACACGTTATCTTTCACAAACCTCAATTTTGGGCAAGGGGCCGCCATCGCCAACGGGTTGATGATCATCGCCCTCATTTTTACAGGTATTTACCTGTGGTCCAACAAGAAGGCCTTGGATTGA
- a CDS encoding four-carbon acid sugar kinase family protein, which yields MKERGTPMFILSDDLTGAADAANYFRTSDRRVRISFATPKPWDFSLLHETVQVFDAETRHLSAEDSYSRVLNACSQIGRNHAEARVYKKVDSTLRGNLGAEIEAALCGLSRTIAVLAPAFPGGGRTVRDGKLYVNGVPVNQTDFRNDPHHPIKSADVAEQVRASCDLPIEHLGIQVIRSGLEAIERWFATIGHRPTVVVCDAECDEDLMALTRVIADRSDCLPCGSAGLAKSLATVWTTSGPVQDDGVRYPPRAFRQLYVIGSANRLAREQLAELQQYVDVHHVELSSSRIVDDSTVVDEVADAIRSVIERDAERTVLTLSEERVVTDADRTRLVDSLAGIAKAWVDCAKRSVNQANDKDIAIFATGGDTALACCEALGQTQIWTEGELLPGVPWSYVGQPDGNLTLVSKAGGFGNSHTLCRVASLLSQTSTRNLEMK from the coding sequence ATGAAAGAACGTGGCACGCCAATGTTTATCTTGTCAGATGACCTAACCGGCGCCGCGGATGCAGCCAATTACTTTCGGACGAGCGACCGGCGCGTCAGAATCAGCTTTGCGACACCGAAACCATGGGATTTTAGCCTGCTTCACGAAACCGTGCAGGTGTTTGACGCCGAAACAAGACATCTGTCGGCAGAGGACTCGTATTCCAGAGTGTTGAATGCATGCTCTCAAATTGGGCGGAATCACGCCGAGGCGCGCGTCTATAAGAAGGTAGACTCCACCTTGCGCGGCAACCTCGGTGCAGAGATCGAGGCTGCGCTCTGCGGGCTCTCTCGGACTATCGCCGTCTTGGCGCCAGCGTTTCCTGGCGGTGGGCGGACCGTGAGAGACGGAAAGCTGTACGTGAATGGGGTTCCAGTGAATCAGACGGATTTTCGCAATGACCCACACCATCCAATCAAAAGTGCAGATGTGGCGGAACAGGTTCGTGCGTCGTGCGACTTGCCGATTGAGCACTTGGGAATACAAGTCATCCGATCCGGCCTGGAGGCCATCGAGAGATGGTTTGCAACCATCGGGCATAGGCCCACGGTAGTCGTCTGCGACGCAGAATGCGACGAAGACCTGATGGCATTGACACGCGTCATTGCCGATAGATCCGATTGTTTGCCCTGTGGTTCCGCGGGACTCGCCAAGTCCTTGGCCACGGTCTGGACGACATCGGGGCCTGTTCAGGACGACGGGGTTCGCTACCCGCCTCGCGCGTTTAGACAGTTGTACGTGATTGGGAGTGCCAATCGTTTGGCGAGGGAACAATTGGCGGAGCTTCAGCAGTATGTTGACGTTCATCACGTGGAGTTGTCTTCGAGTCGAATCGTCGACGATTCGACGGTCGTCGATGAGGTGGCCGATGCGATTCGCAGCGTGATCGAACGGGATGCAGAACGAACGGTCCTGACGCTGTCCGAGGAGCGGGTAGTGACAGATGCGGATCGGACCCGCCTCGTGGATTCGCTGGCTGGGATCGCCAAGGCGTGGGTCGACTGCGCCAAGCGTTCTGTGAATCAAGCGAATGATAAAGATATCGCGATTTTTGCCACTGGCGGGGATACGGCCTTGGCGTGCTGTGAGGCGCTCGGGCAAACACAGATTTGGACAGAGGGCGAGTTGCTGCCCGGTGTTCCCTGGAGTTATGTGGGTCAACCGGACGGAAACCTGACGTTGGTGTCGAAGGCTGGAGGATTTGGAAACTCGCACACACTTTGCCGTGTGGCATCCTTGTTGAGTCAGACAAGCACAAGAAATCTGGAGATGAAATGA
- a CDS encoding DeoR/GlpR family DNA-binding transcription regulator, with product MVKVKDVAKAAGTSPATVSRVLNGVSTVNPEIANRVRQAIQELNYRPNEAGRNLRRKTDNQLGPDFELRSQHNWEAKQRIAVKAAEFIKPSDVVVLDSGSTVAGMVPFIDEGTLLYTNSLAILQPAARRNLHVHLAPGLYIPEMAAVFGDETEAYFRNRKATKYFLSSARVDVCTGLWNVNHVTSAVKRAAIECAKQVILMVDHDKFCDSGLASYATLSQVDVLITDYVPAEFREHVLATGIEVVEVSQPSS from the coding sequence GTGGTTAAGGTGAAAGACGTGGCTAAGGCCGCGGGTACGTCGCCCGCAACCGTTTCACGCGTACTCAATGGCGTTTCCACCGTCAATCCGGAAATTGCGAATCGAGTTAGGCAAGCAATTCAGGAATTAAATTATCGCCCGAATGAAGCGGGGCGGAACTTGCGTCGCAAGACGGACAACCAGTTGGGGCCAGACTTTGAATTGCGGAGTCAGCACAACTGGGAAGCAAAGCAGCGCATTGCGGTGAAGGCGGCCGAATTTATTAAGCCGTCAGATGTGGTGGTGCTGGACTCCGGGTCGACTGTCGCCGGGATGGTTCCCTTCATCGACGAAGGCACGCTGCTGTACACCAATTCACTCGCGATATTGCAACCGGCAGCACGGCGAAATTTGCACGTCCATCTCGCACCGGGATTGTACATTCCAGAAATGGCGGCCGTATTTGGCGATGAAACAGAGGCGTATTTTCGAAACCGAAAGGCGACAAAGTACTTCCTATCGAGTGCCCGCGTGGACGTTTGCACAGGACTTTGGAACGTCAACCACGTCACGTCAGCCGTTAAGCGAGCGGCCATCGAATGTGCGAAGCAAGTGATTTTGATGGTTGACCACGATAAATTTTGCGATTCCGGGCTCGCGAGTTACGCGACGCTAAGTCAGGTCGATGTGCTGATTACAGATTATGTGCCAGCGGAATTTCGGGAGCATGTGCTTGCGACAGGGATCGAGGTCGTCGAGGTTTCTCAACCGTCCAGTTAA
- the pdxA gene encoding 4-hydroxythreonine-4-phosphate dehydrogenase PdxA, with protein sequence MKKIRIAVTMGDPAGIGPEITLMGLQDPSIANEIEVVVVGDTKRLEAAAEALKVTGRLTDGQVNLRTISDLSEAKYEKGTIDVLDLANVPSDLPWGQVSVEAGNAAFEYVKKSVELAVSKQVDAICTAPINKEAWKLAHVPYPGHTEALAALSGSDKSAMMLVNRGLRVVHVTTHVSLQDAIAMATTERVFERIQLTVNSLEQFGLKNPRIAVAGLNPHAGEGGLFGREDIEQIRPAIELAKQAGMDVSGPWPPDSIYARAATGEFDAVIAMYHDQGHIAIKMLGFDTGINVTLGLPILRTSVDHGTAFDIAGKGIAREQSMVQSLQVAIDFLQGNASGDAQ encoded by the coding sequence ATGAAAAAGATACGTATTGCAGTCACGATGGGTGACCCAGCTGGTATTGGACCGGAAATTACGTTGATGGGATTACAGGATCCTTCGATTGCGAATGAAATTGAAGTGGTCGTCGTCGGCGACACAAAGCGGCTGGAAGCGGCGGCTGAGGCGCTCAAGGTGACCGGTCGATTGACTGACGGTCAGGTGAATCTGCGCACCATCTCCGACCTATCCGAAGCGAAGTATGAAAAAGGCACGATTGACGTATTGGATTTGGCCAACGTACCGAGCGATCTACCGTGGGGACAAGTCTCCGTCGAAGCCGGTAACGCAGCTTTCGAGTACGTGAAAAAGTCGGTTGAACTCGCGGTTTCGAAACAGGTCGACGCGATTTGCACGGCACCCATCAACAAGGAAGCGTGGAAGCTCGCGCACGTGCCGTATCCCGGTCATACGGAGGCACTGGCGGCCTTGTCGGGATCGGATAAGTCAGCCATGATGCTCGTCAACCGCGGGTTACGCGTCGTCCACGTGACGACACACGTCAGCCTCCAAGACGCCATTGCAATGGCGACGACGGAGCGGGTCTTCGAGCGGATCCAGCTGACTGTCAACTCCCTTGAACAGTTTGGACTGAAGAATCCGCGCATCGCAGTTGCGGGACTCAACCCGCACGCCGGCGAAGGCGGGTTGTTTGGACGAGAAGACATCGAGCAAATTCGCCCTGCCATCGAGTTGGCGAAACAGGCTGGCATGGACGTCAGTGGCCCTTGGCCACCAGATTCCATATACGCTCGAGCAGCGACGGGCGAGTTCGATGCAGTCATCGCGATGTACCATGATCAGGGACACATTGCCATCAAGATGCTGGGCTTTGACACGGGCATCAATGTGACACTCGGTCTGCCGATTCTCCGTACCTCTGTCGATCACGGCACCGCGTTCGATATCGCCGGCAAAGGCATCGCCCGCGAACAGAGTATGGTTCAGTCACTGCAGGTGGCTATTGACTTCCTACAAGGTAATGCTTCCGGGGACGCACAGTGA